AGCGGTGTGGTGATCCGGTAGGGCTGGAGGGCGAAGTTGCGCGAGACCCTGATGCCGCCGATGCGTGTCGGGCGCGTCCAGGACAGCGCCCCGGTGAGCGTGTCGCCCACGGTCACGGTGAGCATCCGCTCCGGGTCGTCGTACTCCCAGAAGGAATCCAGCCGCACGGCTTCGTGCCCGTCGCGCGCGCCGCGCGCACGGAAGGCGCGCGTGGTGCCGGTATTGACGAAAACGCCATGTCCCAGGCCGAAGAGCCGCAGCTCGCTCCATGCGCTGAGGCTGGAATGGTCGTCGTCGTGCTGCCCGTACAGGTCGTAGTTCAGGATCAGGCCGGGGATCCGGCTTGCGGGGTCGGCCTGGAGCGGAGCGGGGGCGATGTAGCCGCCGCGCGCCGGCTGCCCACCACCCAGCAGCTCCACCGGCGCGAGCAGCGCCAGGTGCTGCCGCGCTTCGTCGTACTGCACCTGCAGTCCGGGCAGGGTGTCCAGCGCGACCAGGCCCTGGGCCGTTTCGCTTCCGTGCCAGCGCAGCCCCAGGCCACGCAGCGTGGCCGCGCTGGCATGCAGCTTCCGGTCGATCAGGACGAAGCGTGCCAGGGTGCCGGTGGCGACCTCGTTGAGCGAGACGTCGAGGTAGAGTTCCTGGCTGCCGGCCGTCGTGGCAAGCAGTGCGGCGTCGCCCTCATCCGGCAGGAGCGCGGCCGCGCCGCGTGCCTGCACCCCGACCGGGATCGCGGCCAGCGCCAGGGCAATTGCCAGCAGGGACAGCTCAGGGAGTCGGTGGTGAAAGCGGCAGGATCTGCGGGTCCTGGTCGTCATTCAGTCTCACCCTGAGGCTTGCGCCGCGGAGTCCATCCGGCGGCAGGGACAGCGGCCATTGCATGCGCTGGCCGGCGAGGACGTAGCCCACCAGGCCCGCGACCAGCGGCGCCTCCGCGCCGGATGCATCGACCCTGGACAGCTCGCTCAACCGCACGCGCCGTGTCCCGCGGTTGACCACCGTCAATCGTGCGTCGTCCCCGGTGCCCTCCACGCTGGCCGACAGCGCCGATACGTCGGTGGCTGGGCGCGGGCCCGGCGCGTCCTGCGGCGTCGCGCCTTGCGGCAGCACGAAGACCGGCACCGAGTACTGCAGCAGGAACTGCAGGCCCGACGAAGGCGACTGTTGCGGGCTGGGCAATTCGTCGACGAGCAGGCGGAAGGCGCGCTCCGACGGGACGGCTGCGGCCTGCGGCCGCACGATTCGCACCAGCTGCCGCTGGCCCGGTGCGATCTCCACGATCGGCGGGCTCGGCAGCAGCTCGCGGCTCGGATCGAGCCGGTCGCCGCTGGCGTCCTGCGACCACGCCATCACCCGGACCTGCGCCTGGATCGGCTGGTCACCGGTGTTGCTCAACCACAGGGCCTCGGCCTGTTCCCCCGCCGCCAGTTCGACGGAGATGGGAGCGACCTGCAGGCTGGCGGCGCCGACCTGCAGCGTTGCGAGCATGCCCAGTCCGGCCAGCGCGAGCGCCAGCCATCGGGATGGCAGGCGCGTGGACGCCGGTCGATGGTGCAATTGCGGTCGCGTCATGTCTGCCGATCGTGTTCCCGGGCGGATGCTCAGTACACCACGCGCGCGGTGACTGAGTCGGTGTAGCTGCCCGCCGGGAAGTTGGTCGACGGCACGCGGCCGTGCACGGTGAACGCCTGGTTTGCCGCGTTTCCGGTGCCGGTCTGCATGTCGACGCCGGCGGTGTTGCCCCAGAAGTTGCTGAAGCCGCCGTCGCGGTACAGGTCGTAGGGCACGAACGCGCTGCCGCTGGCCATGCGACGGTCACCCGCGGCCGGAGCCGTGGCGTTGGCTAGGGTGTTCGCGCCGCCGCTCAGGCCGATGGAGTAGGGCGTGCCCGCGGAGCAGTTCACCGTCAGCGTACCGGTCGCGGTCGCCGGCGCGCCGGTGGAACGGACGTGGCTCAGGAAATCGATGTCGGTCGGCTGAGTGGCGCTGATCGTGCACGACTCCTGGATCACGAGGCGGACCTGGAAGGTTGCGCTGTCTTCGGCGGCGCTCGCGTTTCCGATCACGCCAAGGGACAGGGCGCAGGCGAGAACGGAAAACGTGATGGATTGCTTGGCGAGATGCATAGTGGTTCCCACGGTGAGTGTGATGCGCCGCACATGTTGCGGGCGGGGACCGTCAAGCACAGGTCGTGCCAACTCTGGGAAACCATCGGAGAATCAGGGGTGTCGGCCGCTTGCGCCTCGATATGTTCTGTTCCGGGCGGGATTGACCCGCAGGAACGGTCGTGGGACGCGCGGCCGTACGAACTGCCGCAACACGTCACATATGCCGCGTAGTCGCGGACCAGGCGCGCCTTGCCATGCGGGTCGGCAGCCGGGTGGGCGATAATGCCCGCCATGATCAAGCCCAAGACCCCCGAACAGATCGAGAAGATGCGCGTCTCCGGCGCCCTGGCCGCCGAGGTGCTGCAGGTGGTCGCCCCGCACGTGGTGCCGGGCGTGACCACCGAGGAGCTGGACCGCATCTGCCACGACCATATCGTCAACGTGCAGCACGCCACGCCGGCCAACGTCGGCTACAAGGGCTACCCCAAGACCACCTGCATCTCGGTCAACAACGTCATCTGCCATGGCATCCCCAACGAAGCCAAGGTCCTGAAGGACGGCGACATCATCAATATCGACGTCACCGTCATCAAGGACGGCTGGCACGGCGACACCAGCCGCATGTATTTCGTCGGCACGCCGTCGGTGATGGCCAAGCGCCTGGTGGAGGTGACGCGCGAGGCGATGTTCCGCGGCATCCGCGCGGTGAAGCCGGGCGCCACCCTCGGCGACATCGGCCACGCCATCCAGTCGTACGCCGAGTCCGAGCGCTTCAGCGTGGTGCGCGAGTACTGCGGCCACGGCATCGGGCTGGTCTACCACGAGGAGCCGCAGGTGCTGCACTACGGGCGCCCGGGCGAAGGCCTGGTGCTGGAGGAGGGCATGACCTTCACCATCGAGCCGATGATCAACGAGGGCGCGCGCCATACGCGCCTGCTGCCCGACGGCTGGACCGTGGTCACCAAGGACCGCAAGTTGTCCGCGCAGTGGGAGCACATGGTCGCGGTGACCGCCGACGGGGTCGAGATCCTGACCCGCCTGCCCGGCGACGACAACGGGCTCTGAGATGTCCACGGCCGCGCCCATGCCCCCGGACGCGACCGGTTGCACGCCGCGTGAAGGCGATGCCGGCTGGGCGCTCGAACAGCGCGAATCGCTGCTGCTGGGCGATGCGGAGCTCGCGGGACGCTTCGACCTCGGCATTGACGCCGATCGCCTGACCGCGCTGCGCGCGCGCGCGGTCGACGCGATCGTGGTCGCGGCCTGGCGGCGCTGCCTGCCCGCCGACGCCGATGCGGCGCTGTTCGCCGTCGGCGGCTACGGCCGCGGCGAGCTGTTCCCGCACTCCGACATCGACCTGCTGGTGCTGGCGGAGCCGGAGGCCCAGGAGCGCCATCGCGAGGCGCTGGCGCGCTTCATCGCCCTGCTGTGGGACGCCGGACTGGCCGCCAGCCACGCCACGCGCTCGCCCGAGCAGTGCACCGCCGCCGCCGTCGACCTGACGGTGATGACCGCGCTGCTCGATGCGCGGGCGCTGGTGGCGCACGCGGATGCCGTGGCCGCGCTGGCCCGTGCCATCGCGCCGGACCGCGCGTGGCCTGCGCGCGACTTCTACCTAGCCAAGGCCGACGAACTCGCGCGGCGCCATGCGCGCTTCGGCGACACATCCGACAACCTCGAGCCCAACCTCAAGGAAGGCCCGGGCGGGCTGCGCGACCTGCAGACGGTGGGCTGGATGGCGCGGCGCGCGTTCGGCACGCACGAGCTGCAGCCATTGGTTGCGCTGGGCCAGGTCGGCGCCGACGAGGCCGCGGCCCTGGACCGCGAGCGCCGCGCGCTCGGGCGCCTGCGCTTCGGCCTGCACCTGGTGGCGGGGCGCGCCGAGGAACGCCTGCGTTTCGACCACCAGAAGCCGCTGGCCGCGCGCCTCGGGTTTTCCGACGACGGCGACAACCTCGGCGTCGAGCAGATGATGCAGGGCTTCTACCAGAGCGCCGCGGTGGTCCGCCGCATCGGCGACCGCCTGCTGCAGCGTTTCGAGGAGCACTTCGACGGCACCGCCGCGCCCGAACCGGTGGACGACGACTTCGAACTGCGCCGCGGCTATCTCGCCGCGCGCGATCATCACTGGCCGCATGGCGACATCGGCGCGGTGTTCGCGCTGTTCGCGACCTGGGCGCGGCTCGGCGAGCTGCGCGGACTGCACACGCACACCGCGCGCGCGCTGGCCGAGGCGCTGCCCGCGCTGCCGGCCTATGGCGACGCCACGCCCGAAGCGCGTGCCGCCTTCATGGCGCTGCTGCGCGGGCCGGTCCCGGTGCGCACGCTGGAACGCATGGCGCGCCTGGGCGTGCTGGGGCGCTGGATCCCGGCCTTCGCGCAGGTGTCCGGGCGCATGCAGTTCGACCTGTTCCACATGTACACGGTGGACCAGCACACGCTGGCCGTGCTGCGCAACCTGGCGGCGTTCGCCGGCGACGATGCCGACGCACGCTTCTCGATGGCGCACGAGGTCTGGCCGACGCTGCGCAAGCCGGAGCTCCTGCTGCTGGCGGGGCTGTTCCATGACATCGCCAAGGGCCGCGGCGGCGACCATTCCGAGCTCGGTGCGGTCGATGCGCGCGCTTTCGGCGAGGCGCACGGCCTGGGCGAGGGCGATACCGCGCTGGTCGAATGGCTGGTGCGCAAGCACCTGTTGATGTCGATCACCGCGCAGAAGCAGGACATCAGCGATCCCGCGGTGATACACCGCTTCGCCACCGAAGTCGCCGATCGCGAGCGCCTCGACCATCTGTACCTGCTCACCTGCGCCGACATCGCGGGCACCTCGCCCAAGCTGTGGAACGCCTGGAAGGACCGCCTGCTGGCGGACCTGCGCAATGCCACCCGCCTGGCGTTGCGCCGCGGACTGGAACATCCCGTGGCGGCCGGGGAGCGCATCGTGGAGGCGCACGCCGCGGCGAAGGCGCTGCTGGCCGCCGATGGCGTGGCCGAGGCGGAGGCCGATGCCCTGCTCCGGCAGTTCCCGGAGGCGAGCTTCCTGCGCGCACGCCCCGAACAGATCGCCTGGCAGGCGCGCGCGCTGCGCGAGTCCGGTGGTGCCGGGGTCGTGGTACGCGCGCGCCTGCTGGCCGCCGGCAGCCAGGCGATGGAGGTGTTCGTGCATGGCGACGACCGCGACGGCCTGTTCGCGGCAATCGTGATCACGCTCGACCGGTTGGGCCTGGAGATCCAGCACGCGCGCGCCCTCGACGGGCCCGGCGGCGCGATCTTCGACAGCTTCCAGGTGCTGCCCGCCGATGCGCGCGTGGAAGGTGACGTGCAGGGCATTGCGCGCGAGCTGGCGGCCGTGCTGGCCGCGCCACTGGACCGCGTGCGCCCCGCACGCCGCGCGCAGCCGCGCCACCTGCGCCATTTCCGCATACTTCCGCAGGTCGATTTCGCAACCGTCGGCGACGGCGGTGCCACGGTGCTCAGCCTGGTCTGCACCGACCGGCCCGGCCTGCTTGCCGATGTCGCGCATGTGCTGCGCCGCCAGGGGTTGCGCGTGCACGACGCACGCATCGCGACCTTCGGCGCGCGCGCCGAAGACGTGTTCCGGATCACCGGACAGGACAACAAACCGCTGGACCAGGACGCATGTGCCCGATTGCACGAAGCGCTCCTGGCCAGGATCGATGGAGAACCACCCGCATGACCACGAAGAAGAAGCCGCCCGCGAAGAAGGCGGCGACCGCGAAGACGACCGACCTGGCGAAGACCACCGAGTCATCGACGGCGGGGAAGGCCACGACGGCGACCAAGTCCGCGAAGAAGGCCAGCAAGCCCGCTACCCCGGCTGCCGCCGCCCAACCCGCCGCGAGGAAGCCGGAGCAGGACCTCGCCTTCATGATCGACAGCGCCTGGGAACGGCGCGCCACGCTGACGCCGGAGGAACTCGAGGGTTCGACCCGGCCGCTGGTGGAGCGCGTGATCGACGGCCTCGACAGTGGTCGCCTGCGCGTCGCCGAGCCGGACGGCGCCGGCGGCTGGACCGTCAACGAATGGCTCAAGAAGGCGGTGCTGCTGTACTTCCGCGTCCAGGAGATGGAGGTCATGGAAGGCTGGCCGTCGCCGTACTGGGACAAGATCCCGCTGCGCTTCGAGGACTTCGACGAGGCCGCGTTCCGCAAGGCCGGCGTGCGCGTGCTGCCGGGCGCCATCGCACGGCGCGGCAGCTTCATCGACAAGGACGTGGTGCTGATGCCCTCGTTCGTGAACATCGGCGCGCACATCGGCACCGGCACCATGGTCGACACCTGGGCCACGGTCGGCTCCTGCGCGCAGGTCGGCAAGCACTGCCACATCTCCGGCGGCGCGGGCATCGGCGGCGTGCTGGAGCCGCTGCAGGCGGCACCCACGATCATCGAGGACCACTGCTTCATCGGCGCGCGCTCGGAAGTGGTGGAAGGCGTGATCGTCGGCCACCACAGCGTGATCGGCATGGGCGTGTTCCTCGGCCAGTCGACGCGCATCTACAACCGCATGACCGGCGAGACCAGCTACGGCGTGGTGCCGCCGGGCAGCGTGGTGGTGGCGGGCTCGCTGCCGGCCGCGGACGGCACGCATTCGCTGTACTGCGCGGTGATCGTCAAGCAGGTCGACGCGCGCACGCGCGCCAAGACCTCGGTCAACGAGCTGCTGCGCGGGCACGCGCTCTGAGCGGGCGCGGAGGCATTCGATGACCACCCTGTACGGACTCGACAACTGCGACACCTGCCGCAAGGCGCGCAAGTGGCTGGACCGGTTCGGCATCGCGCATACGTTCGTCGACTATCGCGCCAGCAAACCCGAACCCGAGATGCTGCAGGACTGGGCGGCGCAGGCCGGCGGTTTCGCGCTGCTGGTCAACAAGGCCTCGACCACGTGGCGGCAGCTGCCGGAGCACCGCAAGGCGGCGGGTTCGGATGCCGAATGGAAGCTGCTGCTGCGTGAATACCCGCAGCTGGTCCGGCGCCCGGTTGTGGTCACCGACGACGGCGTGCTCAGCCAGGGCTTCAGCGACAACGGCTTCAAGAAGCGCTTTGGAGTGGACGCATGAGCGAGGTGCTGGCGCTGACGAAGGAGCTGGTCATGCGCCCCTCGGTCACGCCGGACGATGCCGGCTGCCAGGAGCTGCTGGCCGGGCGCCTCGCGCGCGCCGGCTTCGCCTGCGAGTCGCTGCGCTTCGGGGCGGTCGACAACCTGTGGGCCATGCACGGCGAGGGTGGGCCGGTGCTGGTCTTGCTGGGAC
This Luteimonas sp. MC1572 DNA region includes the following protein-coding sequences:
- a CDS encoding spore coat U domain-containing protein yields the protein MHLAKQSITFSVLACALSLGVIGNASAAEDSATFQVRLVIQESCTISATQPTDIDFLSHVRSTGAPATATGTLTVNCSAGTPYSIGLSGGANTLANATAPAAGDRRMASGSAFVPYDLYRDGGFSNFWGNTAGVDMQTGTGNAANQAFTVHGRVPSTNFPAGSYTDSVTARVVY
- the map gene encoding type I methionyl aminopeptidase — its product is MPAMIKPKTPEQIEKMRVSGALAAEVLQVVAPHVVPGVTTEELDRICHDHIVNVQHATPANVGYKGYPKTTCISVNNVICHGIPNEAKVLKDGDIINIDVTVIKDGWHGDTSRMYFVGTPSVMAKRLVEVTREAMFRGIRAVKPGATLGDIGHAIQSYAESERFSVVREYCGHGIGLVYHEEPQVLHYGRPGEGLVLEEGMTFTIEPMINEGARHTRLLPDGWTVVTKDRKLSAQWEHMVAVTADGVEILTRLPGDDNGL
- the glnD gene encoding [protein-PII] uridylyltransferase — encoded protein: MPPDATGCTPREGDAGWALEQRESLLLGDAELAGRFDLGIDADRLTALRARAVDAIVVAAWRRCLPADADAALFAVGGYGRGELFPHSDIDLLVLAEPEAQERHREALARFIALLWDAGLAASHATRSPEQCTAAAVDLTVMTALLDARALVAHADAVAALARAIAPDRAWPARDFYLAKADELARRHARFGDTSDNLEPNLKEGPGGLRDLQTVGWMARRAFGTHELQPLVALGQVGADEAAALDRERRALGRLRFGLHLVAGRAEERLRFDHQKPLAARLGFSDDGDNLGVEQMMQGFYQSAAVVRRIGDRLLQRFEEHFDGTAAPEPVDDDFELRRGYLAARDHHWPHGDIGAVFALFATWARLGELRGLHTHTARALAEALPALPAYGDATPEARAAFMALLRGPVPVRTLERMARLGVLGRWIPAFAQVSGRMQFDLFHMYTVDQHTLAVLRNLAAFAGDDADARFSMAHEVWPTLRKPELLLLAGLFHDIAKGRGGDHSELGAVDARAFGEAHGLGEGDTALVEWLVRKHLLMSITAQKQDISDPAVIHRFATEVADRERLDHLYLLTCADIAGTSPKLWNAWKDRLLADLRNATRLALRRGLEHPVAAGERIVEAHAAAKALLAADGVAEAEADALLRQFPEASFLRARPEQIAWQARALRESGGAGVVVRARLLAAGSQAMEVFVHGDDRDGLFAAIVITLDRLGLEIQHARALDGPGGAIFDSFQVLPADARVEGDVQGIARELAAVLAAPLDRVRPARRAQPRHLRHFRILPQVDFATVGDGGATVLSLVCTDRPGLLADVAHVLRRQGLRVHDARIATFGARAEDVFRITGQDNKPLDQDACARLHEALLARIDGEPPA
- a CDS encoding Spx/MgsR family RNA polymerase-binding regulatory protein, encoding MTTLYGLDNCDTCRKARKWLDRFGIAHTFVDYRASKPEPEMLQDWAAQAGGFALLVNKASTTWRQLPEHRKAAGSDAEWKLLLREYPQLVRRPVVVTDDGVLSQGFSDNGFKKRFGVDA
- the dapD gene encoding 2,3,4,5-tetrahydropyridine-2,6-dicarboxylate N-succinyltransferase → MTTKKKPPAKKAATAKTTDLAKTTESSTAGKATTATKSAKKASKPATPAAAAQPAARKPEQDLAFMIDSAWERRATLTPEELEGSTRPLVERVIDGLDSGRLRVAEPDGAGGWTVNEWLKKAVLLYFRVQEMEVMEGWPSPYWDKIPLRFEDFDEAAFRKAGVRVLPGAIARRGSFIDKDVVLMPSFVNIGAHIGTGTMVDTWATVGSCAQVGKHCHISGGAGIGGVLEPLQAAPTIIEDHCFIGARSEVVEGVIVGHHSVIGMGVFLGQSTRIYNRMTGETSYGVVPPGSVVVAGSLPAADGTHSLYCAVIVKQVDARTRAKTSVNELLRGHAL
- a CDS encoding molecular chaperone, giving the protein MTRPQLHHRPASTRLPSRWLALALAGLGMLATLQVGAASLQVAPISVELAAGEQAEALWLSNTGDQPIQAQVRVMAWSQDASGDRLDPSRELLPSPPIVEIAPGQRQLVRIVRPQAAAVPSERAFRLLVDELPSPQQSPSSGLQFLLQYSVPVFVLPQGATPQDAPGPRPATDVSALSASVEGTGDDARLTVVNRGTRRVRLSELSRVDASGAEAPLVAGLVGYVLAGQRMQWPLSLPPDGLRGASLRVRLNDDQDPQILPLSPPTP